The Microaerobacter geothermalis genome includes the window CTGTTTTAAGATCTGTTCTGCTTCTTCCCATTTACGCAATGCCATCTTCGTGTAAAAAAGCTGTTCAAGTATTTTTTCGTGCCCGGGCTTTCCTTCAAGTCCTTTTTCCAGGTACATTTCCGCTTTTTCAAATTCTCCCAATTCAACATACAAACGACTTAATTGTTGAATTCGTTCATGATCAAGTTGGGATATAGGGATTTCTTCCAGTGCAAGAAGGGCTTGATCAAGTTTCCCCATTTGATCATAGATTTTATAAAGGCTCTCCCAATATAACGGTTCATCAGATAACAATGGTTCCGCCTGAAGAAGATATTTTTCGGCTACCTCTGGCAGTCCAATGCTCAAATAAGTTTCAGCGAGTAAAATAACCGCTTCCAAATGATTGGGGTGTTCAGATAAAATTTCGGAAAGAATTATAATAGCATCATCATCTTCACCGTTTTCCATTTTAACTTCCGCCAATAAGAGTAAAGCTTCCAGATGCTTAGGATTCCTATCTAAAATTGTCCTGATTAATTGTTCTGCTGTTTCTAAATGACCCAGTTCAAGGAAAATATTGCCCAATATCAGAAAATCCTCTTCTTTTTTTGCCTGCTTGGCCAATGATTCAAGTCCTGCCAGACCTTCTTTTACTAAACCCGCTTTTATTTGATTGATGTATATCTCTAATTTACGTTGATTCAATAGTGGTCCCTGCCTTTCATCAGAACTATACTAAACACGCATGACCTGAAGGATCTCAAATTGGTATGAAAATGTATTTTCTTTCATATCAAAGATTTACTTAAAGGAAGTAACAATAAAAACGATGTGCATTCTACACATCGTTAATATGACAATTCTTTACTCATTATGTTCCTTTTGAACGGGAACTAATCCAACCTATACCTAATGTTGTAAATATTGTTCCCAGGATAGATAGAAGAAATATATATTTCACATTGGTGATTTTTTCCTGATTAACTGGATAAGGTATCAAATCTCCAACGCTGGCAACAACAGGTTCTTGAAATAATCCCCGGGGTGAGTAGGTTGGCATTGGAGTAATTGACGTTTCTTCTACATCAAGGATTTGCTCAACAGTAGCCTGCTTCAACCAATCCTCCCCATAAACAACTGGCATTTGATTATAGGTTGAACTCCCCCAATAGGAAGCAATGATAAATCCAATGAGCAGTACCGTCGCGAAGATGGCACCCACCTTCGGTAGCCACTGAGGAATTTTTACCATTTGACTAGATAAAGGCAAGGCCCATTTTTCCTCTCTTCTG containing:
- a CDS encoding tetratricopeptide repeat protein; translation: MNQRKLEIYINQIKAGLVKEGLAGLESLAKQAKKEEDFLILGNIFLELGHLETAEQLIRTILDRNPKHLEALLLLAEVKMENGEDDDAIIILSEILSEHPNHLEAVILLAETYLSIGLPEVAEKYLLQAEPLLSDEPLYWESLYKIYDQMGKLDQALLALEEIPISQLDHERIQQLSRLYVELGEFEKAEMYLEKGLEGKPGHEKILEQLFYTKMALRKWEEAEQILKQLQEITFDESLLYPLFTKLYFEKGEIQEASVYLEKYMTENPLYEEGWMSLGKIYLQQGDWEKARNVYLQLLSISDGLPEVYQELSDIYLQLNQWKEAKDILHSGLKEHPFNKGFYERLAQISYQEENFDQAISYLKKEVDISGEDERILNQLAQMYWEIGQPDKAKKWWNKSLEINPYQDDVEEWLNRY
- a CDS encoding anti-sigma factor family protein, translated to MKCSEVQGLIPEYLDRQLTDQHLREIEEHLTSCTSCQEDLQFWKDSEALIQGAIIRPDDDSSMEYDSGRIGGSVMDRIRREEKWALPLSSQMVKIPQWLPKVGAIFATVLLIGFIIASYWGSSTYNQMPVVYGEDWLKQATVEQILDVEETSITPMPTYSPRGLFQEPVVASVGDLIPYPVNQEKITNVKYIFLLSILGTIFTTLGIGWISSRSKGT